The Thermobifida halotolerans sequence CACCTCGTCCGGCTGCGTCAGTTCCGCGATCTCGCGCACCCAGTCGACCAACTCCTGATGGCTGGTCGGAGCCACGTCATTTCCGTGGACCGCAGTAGTCACGATTCCTCCTCCTCAGGGGTTGAAACGAATGATGAACGATCAACCCCTATTTCGACCAGTTGGCATAGACCTTGGACTAGACCTCTGCTGCGTTTTTGGACTAGACCATTCAGGGTGTCGGACAATGCTTTCTCGCGCCTGGTCCACACCTCTGGCCGTGTGCGTCTTCCCTGACGACTTCCCACGTCACAGGGGATACACGCTTATCTATTGAGATATAGGTCACAGCATTTTGGAATGCTGGAGGAGTCCCTCGGAGTCTTTTCGACGGAGTCGGGAATTCCGTGAGCCGTGCGGAGCCACACCCCGGAAAAACAGCCTACCCTCCCTGCTGAAAGCGGGTTGGTGCGGACCCCGTGGAAAACGCTCAGCGATCATTCCGGTGTTTTCCGTGTCCGCTTCCCGTGCCGGGACGGAACAGGGCGGCCGACGCCTGTGGCGCCGGCCGCCCGTCTTCTCCCGCCGCGTGCCGCAGTGCGGCTCAACAGCCGGTCACGCGCTCCCAGTGGTGGGGGGAGGTCTCCCGGAGCGAGGTGGTGACGTAGACGTTCCACAGGCCCAGGAGGTCGTCTCCGCCCTCGCTGTAGGCCTGGCCGTAGCTGACGTAGGCGCGGCCCTCGGCCACGTGCCGGTAGTTGTCCGCGGTCACGCACTCCCCCGAGGGCGGCGGAGGGGTGGTCGGCGACGGGTTCGCCGTCGGAGTGGCGGTCGGCGTCGGGGACGGTTCCGGAGGCTCGCCCAGCCCCCAGAACCGGATCGTGTGGTACGTGGAGCAGATCGTGTCGAGGAAGTAGGCGCCGGCGGTGCCGCACCGGTCGTCACCCGTCCCCGGGGCCACGGGGGTGCCGTGTCCCATGCCGGAGACCGTGTAGCGCGCCACCGCGTCGACGCCGGAGTCGGTCCGGTAGATCTCGACGGTGGTGTTCGAGCCGAGCGAGCCGGTCTCCGCGGGGGTCCGGCCGATGCCCCACACGTCGGTCCACTGGTCGCGGGAGGACGCCGCGTTGGCGGGAACCACCACGCTGTCGGAGGTTCCGTGCCAGACGGCCACGCGCGGCCACGGCCCCGTCCAGCCGGGGTTCTTGGCCCGCACCAGGTCGCCCCACTGCTCGGGGGTCCGGTTCTTCCCGGCGTACATGCAGGTGGTGGCGTCCAGCAGGCTGGTGGCGCAGCCGGTGGGCAGCCCGGCGACGATGCTGCCCGCGGCGAACACGTCCGGGTAGGCCGACAGCATCTCCGAGGCCATCGCGCCGCCCGCGGACAGTCCGGACACGTAGACGCGGTCCTCGTCCAGGCCGTGGATCCGGACCGCGTGGGCGACCATGTTCCGGATGGACAGCGCCTCCCCCGAGTCGCGCGCCGTGTCACCGGACCGGAACCAGTGGAAGCAGGTGGAGGAGTGGTTGCTCCGCCTCTGCTCGGCGTAGACCAGGGCGAAGCCGAGGCGGTCGGCGTACTCGGCCCAGCCGGAGTGCCGGTGGTAGGCGGCGGCGTCCTGGGAGCAGCCGTGCAGCAGCACCACCAGGGGGGCGCCGTCGGGCAGCGTGTCGGGCACGTAGGCGTACATGTTCAGATCGCCGGGGTTGGCGCCGAACGCGGACACCGGCGTCAGCGTCGCGGCCTCGGCCCGGGGGGCGAGGGTGGCGGCGGCGCCGATCACCGCCGCGCACAGTCCGAGCACGGCGGCCAGAACCGCCGGTAGGCGGAGGGGTGTTCGTCGGGTCAGATGCAACGGCATGCGTGCCTCCGGTTGAGAGACCCTGTGGGGAAACGGGTTCGGCCGAACACCGGTACCCGAAGGCTA is a genomic window containing:
- a CDS encoding extracellular catalytic domain type 1 short-chain-length polyhydroxyalkanoate depolymerase — translated: MPLHLTRRTPLRLPAVLAAVLGLCAAVIGAAATLAPRAEAATLTPVSAFGANPGDLNMYAYVPDTLPDGAPLVVLLHGCSQDAAAYHRHSGWAEYADRLGFALVYAEQRRSNHSSTCFHWFRSGDTARDSGEALSIRNMVAHAVRIHGLDEDRVYVSGLSAGGAMASEMLSAYPDVFAAGSIVAGLPTGCATSLLDATTCMYAGKNRTPEQWGDLVRAKNPGWTGPWPRVAVWHGTSDSVVVPANAASSRDQWTDVWGIGRTPAETGSLGSNTTVEIYRTDSGVDAVARYTVSGMGHGTPVAPGTGDDRCGTAGAYFLDTICSTYHTIRFWGLGEPPEPSPTPTATPTANPSPTTPPPPSGECVTADNYRHVAEGRAYVSYGQAYSEGGDDLLGLWNVYVTTSLRETSPHHWERVTGC